Proteins from a genomic interval of Toxotes jaculatrix isolate fToxJac2 chromosome 5, fToxJac2.pri, whole genome shotgun sequence:
- the c5h12orf4 gene encoding protein C12orf4 homolog — protein MKKNKGKAGSTAEKEFVFEFRSGKHNCVLKVPLQFPVQENISDLHGRLMLLHKIPCYIENELKTSLSSFIENETVLDYDREAELALQRLTTGDVDVNQLTNAWTRSYVETTLEHARPEEPSWDEDFADVYHELIHSPASDTLLNLEHNYFVSISELISERDMEIKKLQERQATEMDKVMHELGNTLSDQDVNAVASQHFDAQQVLENKWASELKQVTEIQKQEYQEWVIKLHQDLQKSNNSSKINEEIKVQPNQLSELADSGARMFEEQPQLEESFTIHLGAQLKTMHNLRLVRADVLDFCKHRRHGSSGAKLRRLQTALSLYSSSLCGLVLLVDNRVNSYSGIKRDFATVAKECTDFHFPCLEEQLEEVQQVVLYARAQRSSKQKDQPEIPRNGGDDKSKNVERNPSNILPGEFYISRHSNLSEVHVVFHLCVDDNVRSGNITARDPAIMGLRNILKVCCTHDITTVTVPLLLVHDMSEEMTIPWCLKRAELVFKCVKGFMMEMASWDGGISRTVQFLVPKSISEEMFYQLSNMLPQIFRVSSTLTLTSKH, from the exons ATGAAGAAGAACAAAGGTAAAGCGGGCAGCACTGCTGAGAaggagtttgtgtttgagttcaGGTCAGGAAAACACAACTGTGTCCTCAAAGTGCCTCTTCAGTTCCCTGTTCAAGAGAACATCAGTGACCTTCATGGACGCCTGATGCTGTTACATAAAATTCCCTGCTATATTGAAAATG AGCTAAAAACCTCACTTTCCAGCTTCATTGAGAATGAGACCGTCCTGGATtatgacagagaggcagagctggCCCTGCAGAGACTCACCACTGGAGATGTAGATGTAAACCAGCTCACCAATGCCTGGACCAGGTCTTATGTGGAG ACTACACTGGAGCATGCTCGGCCTGAAGAACCTAGTTGGGATGAGGACTTTGCCGATGTTTACCATGAGTTGATCCATTCCCCTGCTTCAGATACTCTGCTCAACCTGGAGCACAACTACTTTGTTAGCATCTCTGAGCTCATCAGCGAGAGAGACATGGAGATCAAGAAGCTTCAGGAGAG GCAAGCAACTGAAATGGACAAGGTGATGCATGAGCTGGGGAATACTTTGAGTGACCAGGATGTAAATGCCGTGGCATCTCAGCACTTTGATgcacagcag GTGCTGGAGAACAAGTGGGCCAGTGAGCTGAAGCAAGTTACTGAAATTCAAAAGCAGGAGTACCAGGAGTGGGTGATCAAACTGCACCAGGACCTGCAGAAatccaacaacagcagcaaaattAA TGAGGAGATCAAGGTGCAGCCCAACCAGCTGTCAGAACTTGCAGATTCTGGGGCCAGGATGTTTGAGGAGCAGcctcagctggaggagagcTTCACCATACACCTAG gAGCACAACTGAAGACGATGCATAACCTGCGGCTGGTCCGGGCAGATGTGCTGGATTTCTGTAAACACCGGCGGCACGGCAGCAGCGGAGCAAAGCTGCGGCGGTTACAGACGGCCCTGTCCCTGTactcctcttcactctgtggTCTGGTGCTGTTGGTTGACAACAGGGTCAACTCCTACAGTGGCATCAAGAGAG ACTTTGCAACTGTGGCGAAGGAGTGCACAGACTTCCACTTTCCCTGTCTGGAGGAGCAGCTCGAGGAGGTGCAGCAGGTGGTGCTCTATGCCAGAGCCCAGCGAAGCAGCAAGCAGAAAGACCAACCGG AGATTCCAAGGAATGGAGGTGATGATAAGAGCAAAAATGTTGAAAGAAACCCCTCTAACATCTTACCAG GTGAGTTCTACATCTCGCGGCACTCCAACCTGTCAGAGGTCCATGTTGTCTTCCACCTGTGCGTGGACGACAACGTCCGTTCTGGAAACATCACGGCACGGGACCCGGCCATAATGGGCTTGAGAAACATCTTGAAGGTCTGCTGCACGCATGACATCACCACTGTCACCGTCCCTCTGCTGCTGGTCCATGACATGTCAGAG gagatGACCATACCATGGTGTCTTAAGCGAGCTGAGCTGGTATTCAAATGTGTCAAAG GCTTCATGATGGAGATGGCCTCTTGGGACGGAGGTATATCACGCACAGTTCAGTTTCTAGTGCCAAAG AGTATCTCAGAGGAGATGTTCTACCAGTTGAGCAACATGCTGCCTCAGATCTTCCGTGTCTCCTCCACCCTGACTCTCACCTCCAAGCACTGA